A section of the Chloroflexota bacterium genome encodes:
- a CDS encoding DNA polymerase III subunit alpha codes for MPKFTHLHVHSEFSLLDGLARLEDLVTRTKELGMDSLAITDHGVMYAVVAFQRMARAHGIKPIFGIEMYIAPRRMTQKEAHKDANPYHLVLLAKNQTGYKNLLILSSHAHLYGFYYKPRVDKELLSEHCEGLIALSACGSGEVPRLVAEGQMDQARKAAAWYRDTFGLNNFFLELQSHVGVPELQKINSGLVSLASELGIGLVATNDVHYVRPEDAAAHDLLLCIQTNTTVNDPKRLRMEGGDYYLKSAAEMAALFPDLPEALENTIRIAESCNVQIETGVHHLPLFDVPEGHTPQSYLRMLCEEGLKRRFALITPELRARLDYELDVIHNMGFDTYFLIVWDLVRFARSRDIWCNVRGSGVSSIVSYCLGITNLNPLSNKLVFERFLNPGRITMPDIDLDFPDDRRQEMIDYAVQKYGQEQVAQIITFGTLGARAAIRDVGRTLGMPPGEVDQIAKLVPSGPKKKIKDGLDTVAELKQMYETVDYVRDLIDKAQSLEGIARHASTHAAGVVIADKPLIEYVPLQRAVRGDEVVAQFPMEDLEEIGLLKIDFLGLSTLTIMRRAVDLIAQRHNVNLTLESIPLDDPAIFDLLSSGDVTGVFQVEGGGMRKTLRELRPSNFEDVVALLSLYRPGPMQFIPQFIARKYGQEKISYRHPSLESILAETYGIIVYQEQIIRIATDIAGYTASEADLMRRAVGKKKEKELRRLRNTFVKGAVSRGISKDIADQIFSDIEFFANYGFNKAHSAAYAVITCQTAYLRAKYPIEYMTALLSVECGNTEKVGMLVAECRRMGIEVLPPDVNRSQMDFTIEEIPTPDKQQTTSAIRFGLKAIKNVGEGAVEAILKARTMGPFEDLDDFCRRVDLRVVNRRGLEFLIKSGAMDSFGPRSQLLALVERMMNISQSVHEAREAGQLSFVDIGLVQRNAASITAVPVKASPISQKQFLAWEKDLLGTYISEHPLQYLIRNPVSGLTSLDEIDVSMKGHLVKVGGVITRARTIPTKRGKPMSFVQIEDGRGSIEVVVFSGEHEKFKDMLQEDNLVLITGVVDDRNDQATLICKSVQMYPTMRQESESVGSQPCWIHVFLKCSDDPQQDISQMRQIYQLLLDENGTDRFSLHLMQGPRNVQLDFPNAKTHFTPELAATLTNILGPDAVKVERI; via the coding sequence CGCGCCGCATGACTCAGAAAGAAGCCCATAAAGATGCGAACCCCTATCACCTCGTCCTGCTCGCCAAGAACCAAACAGGGTACAAAAACCTCCTAATCCTTTCGAGCCACGCCCATCTATATGGTTTCTACTACAAGCCTCGCGTGGATAAAGAGCTATTAAGCGAACACTGCGAAGGTCTAATTGCTCTCTCAGCCTGCGGCTCAGGTGAAGTTCCCCGGCTCGTTGCAGAAGGCCAAATGGATCAGGCGCGAAAGGCCGCTGCCTGGTATCGGGATACGTTTGGGCTGAACAACTTTTTCCTGGAACTACAGAGCCATGTCGGAGTACCAGAACTCCAAAAGATCAACTCTGGCCTCGTTAGCCTGGCCAGCGAACTGGGCATTGGCTTGGTGGCCACCAATGATGTGCATTATGTGCGCCCCGAAGATGCAGCCGCTCATGACCTCTTGCTATGTATTCAGACAAACACCACTGTAAACGATCCCAAGCGATTGCGTATGGAAGGTGGAGATTACTACCTCAAGAGCGCCGCAGAGATGGCTGCGCTCTTTCCCGACCTACCTGAGGCACTGGAGAACACAATTCGTATTGCGGAGAGTTGCAACGTCCAGATTGAGACTGGTGTTCACCACCTACCCTTGTTCGATGTGCCAGAGGGGCACACTCCACAGAGTTACCTGCGCATGCTTTGCGAAGAGGGATTGAAACGGCGCTTTGCCCTGATTACACCCGAGTTGCGAGCCCGCCTGGACTATGAATTGGATGTTATCCACAACATGGGCTTCGATACATACTTCCTCATCGTGTGGGATCTCGTGCGTTTCGCCCGCAGCCGAGATATCTGGTGCAATGTGCGCGGCTCCGGGGTGAGTTCCATCGTCTCTTACTGCCTGGGTATAACAAATCTGAACCCGTTATCGAACAAACTCGTCTTCGAGCGGTTCCTGAATCCTGGCCGAATTACAATGCCTGATATTGACCTGGATTTCCCCGACGACCGCAGGCAGGAAATGATAGATTACGCGGTCCAGAAATACGGTCAGGAGCAAGTGGCCCAGATCATCACTTTCGGGACATTGGGTGCACGGGCGGCTATCCGTGATGTGGGTCGCACACTTGGTATGCCCCCGGGTGAGGTTGATCAAATCGCCAAACTCGTTCCCTCCGGCCCCAAAAAGAAAATTAAAGATGGCCTGGACACTGTCGCCGAACTCAAGCAAATGTACGAAACGGTCGATTATGTCCGAGATCTCATTGACAAAGCCCAGAGTCTGGAAGGCATTGCACGGCACGCCTCAACTCACGCCGCGGGCGTGGTCATCGCGGATAAGCCACTAATTGAATACGTGCCCTTACAGCGCGCCGTGCGGGGCGATGAAGTGGTCGCCCAGTTTCCGATGGAGGACCTGGAAGAAATAGGTCTACTCAAGATCGATTTCCTAGGTCTTTCCACACTGACCATTATGCGACGGGCTGTGGACTTGATTGCGCAACGGCACAACGTGAATCTGACTCTAGAGTCCATCCCTCTGGACGACCCTGCTATCTTCGATCTGCTCTCCTCTGGTGATGTAACGGGCGTCTTCCAGGTTGAGGGCGGCGGAATGCGTAAGACTTTGCGCGAGTTGAGACCCAGCAATTTTGAGGACGTAGTGGCTTTGCTGTCTCTATACCGGCCCGGCCCCATGCAATTTATCCCGCAGTTCATCGCTCGAAAATATGGGCAGGAGAAGATTTCCTATCGCCACCCCAGCCTGGAGTCCATCTTAGCAGAAACCTACGGCATCATTGTGTATCAGGAACAGATCATTCGTATCGCTACCGACATTGCCGGGTACACGGCTTCTGAAGCGGACCTGATGCGCCGTGCTGTGGGCAAGAAGAAAGAGAAGGAACTGCGAAGGCTGCGCAACACTTTTGTTAAAGGAGCAGTGTCTAGAGGCATCTCGAAGGACATCGCTGATCAGATATTCTCTGACATCGAATTTTTCGCCAACTACGGTTTTAACAAGGCCCACAGCGCAGCATACGCTGTGATCACCTGTCAGACCGCATACCTGCGTGCCAAGTACCCTATAGAGTACATGACGGCTTTACTTTCAGTGGAGTGCGGAAACACCGAGAAGGTGGGCATGCTCGTTGCGGAGTGCCGCCGCATGGGCATTGAAGTGCTGCCACCCGATGTCAACCGTAGTCAGATGGATTTCACCATTGAAGAAATACCGACGCCGGACAAGCAGCAAACTACCTCAGCCATCCGCTTCGGGCTGAAGGCCATCAAGAATGTGGGCGAAGGGGCGGTTGAGGCGATCCTAAAAGCCCGAACAATGGGGCCATTTGAGGACCTTGATGATTTCTGCCGCCGTGTAGATCTACGAGTGGTCAACAGGAGGGGTCTTGAGTTCCTGATCAAAAGCGGAGCAATGGACTCTTTTGGACCACGAAGTCAACTGTTAGCCTTAGTAGAGCGAATGATGAATATCAGCCAAAGTGTTCACGAGGCGCGGGAGGCCGGCCAGTTGAGTTTTGTGGACATTGGGTTGGTGCAGAGGAACGCTGCTTCCATCACGGCCGTTCCTGTGAAGGCGTCACCTATCTCGCAGAAACAATTCCTTGCTTGGGAGAAAGACCTGCTAGGAACTTACATATCAGAGCACCCCCTGCAGTATCTAATACGCAACCCGGTATCAGGTCTTACTTCTCTTGATGAAATAGACGTTTCGATGAAGGGCCACTTAGTCAAGGTGGGCGGAGTGATCACCCGGGCCCGCACCATTCCCACGAAACGCGGCAAGCCAATGTCATTTGTGCAAATCGAAGATGGACGCGGGTCTATAGAAGTAGTAGTGTTTTCTGGGGAACACGAGAAATTCAAAGATATGCTGCAGGAAGACAATCTGGTGCTCATAACCGGTGTTGTAGATGATCGCAACGACCAGGCAACCCTCATCTGCAAATCCGTGCAGATGTATCCTACCATGCGTCAGGAGAGCGAGTCCGTGGGATCGCAACCCTGCTGGATACACGTTTTTCTCAAATGCTCGGATGATCCACAACAGGACATATCTCAAATGCGCCAGATTTATCAACTTCTGCTAGATGAAAACGGAACGGATCGGTTTTCCCTACACCTGATGCAAGGCCCGCGAAATGTGCAATTAGACTTTCCAAACGCGAAGACCCATTTCACGCCGGAGTTGGCAGCCACGCTGACCAACATACTTGGACCGGATGCAGTGAAAGTGGAACGGATCTGA